The Benincasa hispida cultivar B227 chromosome 11, ASM972705v1, whole genome shotgun sequence genome has a segment encoding these proteins:
- the LOC120090553 gene encoding uncharacterized protein LOC120090553 — MGLKWILNSAFTQVLGLTDKQQHNQKEAGEGIENVEQVKEAQDCFYGGLNFESGFQMPLHYPRYTKEDYEKMEEGKLDLLLKQYGLCFDGTLEEKRAFTIGTFLWPDQL; from the coding sequence ATGGGGTTGAAGTGGATTCTGAATTCTGCCTTTACTCAAGTTCTGGGGCTCACGGACAAGCAACAACACAATCAGAAGGAGGCAGGAGAAGGAATCGAGAATGTGGAGCAAGTGAAGGAGGCGCAAGATTGTTTCTATGGAGGTTTGAATTTTGAAAGTGGGTTTCAAATGCCACTTCATTATCCCAGGTATACGAAGGAGGATTACGAGAAAATGGAGGAAGGTAAGTTGGATTTGCTTCTGAAACAATATGGACTCTGTTTTGATGGTACCCTTGAGGAGAAAAGGGCATTTACTATCGGGACGTTCTTGTGGCCTGACCAACTTTGA
- the LOC120091309 gene encoding uncharacterized protein LOC120091309 isoform X1, whose product MAVSVEKMVNSRKDDSTVPSLCFLLVAVFFQRLLNRTINPLRIPHPFPFSSQEKPQFFPSLNLKLNQPFQQSPLMSSMDYSVADMSCVLSASVQCEACKAKVQEILQNICGFSLYSPLYFFYFPLFLIPSCFLLGVYTITMDSEDGSVRICGRVNPRTFLKVIEMSGKHAEVKSIRFDGEAGDRRYYPYGDDPSNYLSYPNLYQSYPEQCHWFDRTYPNLPRPQPYPWQLMLPQPQPQPQPVPGPVIWPGWPHPDNQSLEANENNNQRCCTVM is encoded by the exons atggCAGTATCGGTTGAAAAAATGGTCAACTCGAGGAAAGATGACAGTACAGTGCCCTCTCTTTGTTTCCTCTTAGTTGCTGTCTTCTTCCAACGGCTGCTGAACAGAACTATAAACCCCCTTCGAATTCCTCACCCTTTCCCCTTCTCCAGCCAAGAAAAACCCCAATTTTTTCCCAGtttaaacctcaaactcaaCCAGCCATTTCAACAATCTCCATTAATGAGCTCAATGGATTACTCTGTTGCAGACATG AGTTGTGTTCTTAGTGCCAGTGTCCAATGTGAAGCATGCAAAGCAAAAGTCCAAGAAATTCTACAGAACATCTGTGGTTTCTCTCTTTACTCTCCTCTCTATTTCTTCTATTTCCCTCTGTTTCTTATTCCCTCTTGTTTTTTATTAGGTGTTTACACAATCACAATGGATTCAGAGGATGGATCAGTCAGAATTTGTGGAAGAGTGAATCCAAGAACATTCTTAAAAGTGATTGAAATGTCAGGCAAACATGCAGAGGTGAAAAGTATAAGATTCGATGGTGAAGCTGGAGATAGAAGATATTACCCTTATGGAGATGATCCATCTAATTATCTTTCATACCCCAATCTTTATCAGAGCTACCCTGAACAATGTCACTGGTTTGATAGAACTTACCCCAACCTACCGCGGCCGCAGCCATATCCTTGGCAATTAATGCTGCCACAGCCGCAGCCCCAGCCCCAACCTGTTCCAGGACCAGTGATATGGCCAGGGTGGCCGCATCCTGATAATCAATCTCTTGAGGCCAATGAAAATAACAATCAGAGATGTTGTACGGTAATGTAA
- the LOC120091309 gene encoding heavy metal-associated isoprenylated plant protein 42 isoform X2, which produces MAVSVEKMVNSRKDDSTVPSLCFLLVAVFFQRLLNRTINPLRIPHPFPFSSQEKPQFFPSLNLKLNQPFQQSPLMSSMDYSVADMSCVLSASVQCEACKAKVQEILQNICGVYTITMDSEDGSVRICGRVNPRTFLKVIEMSGKHAEVKSIRFDGEAGDRRYYPYGDDPSNYLSYPNLYQSYPEQCHWFDRTYPNLPRPQPYPWQLMLPQPQPQPQPVPGPVIWPGWPHPDNQSLEANENNNQRCCTVM; this is translated from the exons atggCAGTATCGGTTGAAAAAATGGTCAACTCGAGGAAAGATGACAGTACAGTGCCCTCTCTTTGTTTCCTCTTAGTTGCTGTCTTCTTCCAACGGCTGCTGAACAGAACTATAAACCCCCTTCGAATTCCTCACCCTTTCCCCTTCTCCAGCCAAGAAAAACCCCAATTTTTTCCCAGtttaaacctcaaactcaaCCAGCCATTTCAACAATCTCCATTAATGAGCTCAATGGATTACTCTGTTGCAGACATG AGTTGTGTTCTTAGTGCCAGTGTCCAATGTGAAGCATGCAAAGCAAAAGTCCAAGAAATTCTACAGAACATCTGTG GTGTTTACACAATCACAATGGATTCAGAGGATGGATCAGTCAGAATTTGTGGAAGAGTGAATCCAAGAACATTCTTAAAAGTGATTGAAATGTCAGGCAAACATGCAGAGGTGAAAAGTATAAGATTCGATGGTGAAGCTGGAGATAGAAGATATTACCCTTATGGAGATGATCCATCTAATTATCTTTCATACCCCAATCTTTATCAGAGCTACCCTGAACAATGTCACTGGTTTGATAGAACTTACCCCAACCTACCGCGGCCGCAGCCATATCCTTGGCAATTAATGCTGCCACAGCCGCAGCCCCAGCCCCAACCTGTTCCAGGACCAGTGATATGGCCAGGGTGGCCGCATCCTGATAATCAATCTCTTGAGGCCAATGAAAATAACAATCAGAGATGTTGTACGGTAATGTAA